ACCGTAAATATCATTGATGATAAACGTATCATTAAATAGAATGTCGTTCCCCGCCGTGAAGGTGATTTTTCCCCGCGACCCGAAGGGGACGGTCCAAGCGCTCAGGTCCGTGAGGGCCCCCGTCACGGTGATGTCGTGATCGGCCTGGAAATCGAGTTCGGAAAGGCCGCTGGACGGGTCGAAGTCGTCCTGGGTCACGGTCAGATCATACGGGTCCAGGAGCAGCCTTCCGCCGGTATATCCCGCATTCGCCCCGCCGCGAACCGTTCCCCCAAGCGTCACGTCATGACCGCTCAGCTCGACCGAGCCGCCCCATCCTCCTTGGGCGCCCCCGGAAACGTCGATGACCGCGCCCGGATCGAACCGCGTTGTACCCGTCGCCTTGTCCGACGTCGCAACGATCGTCCCCCCATTGGATGTCCCTTCGCCGTCTCCCCGAGCGGACAGGACACTTCCGTTGGCCAGGTTCAAATCCTCGCTTGCAAAAAGTTCGATCCGTCCGTCCTTCTCACGGACACTGTCGGCCTGGACGAGTCCCTCCTGATTGATGACGCGGGCGTAGATGTTGACGCTTCCGCCGTCGGCGATCAGGTCTTTGAGATTGGTCGCTTCGCCGTTCGGATTGTTGACCTCGACCAGAAATCCTTGACCGTCCGGCCGGTCCGTCAGGTAGGCGGATGTCCCGGCCGCCAAAAGGATCTGCCCCTCGGGACTCTTGATGAGACCGCTGTTCTCGACGTTCGGCGCGAAAAGAAAGACGTACCCCCCGGAACCGGTCTGGATCGTTCCGGCATTCTTGACCGCACCGCCGGCGGCGTCCCCTTGGAAGACATACTGCCCTTTCAGGAAATTATCATCCGTCAGATTGAGGGAGGACGCAATGAGCCCGCCGACATTGACCTGGGCGCTTGGGCCGAAAAAAACGCCGTTCGGATTGATCAGGATGACCGACCCGTTCGCCTGAAGCGACCCGAAGATCTGGCTGGGATTGGCATCGAAAATCCGGTTCAACGCGATCGAACGGGTGCCGGGCTGGATAAACCGGGTGACTTCGTTCGGGGCGATGTTAAACTGCTGCCAGCTCAGAATCGCTTTCGGGGTCGTCTGATTGACGGTCACGACCGATGTCCCGACGCCCGAGACCGTGGCCCCGCCGCTCACCACGGTCGGGCCCGATGGATTTCCAAGAGACGTTTCGGGAAAGATCAGGCCCGCGCACAGAAGGAAGACCGGGATCCAGTTTCCGGACGCTGCCATCCGATCTCCATTGACACCTTGCATTCCCCTCATTGCGAAGTCTCCTCTTTTTAAAACATGGCTTTCATGGAGAAATGAACAAAGAAATCCCCGGCCTGAGTGATCGCGGCATCCTTCATCGCCCACGCAAAATCCACTCGTCCCTGAAAATAGTCGGTCAGTTTCAATCGCACCCCCCAACCCGCTCCGTCGAGCCGTTGATGGTCGATCTGACCGGGGAGCGCCTGCCGGGTCCGGAGGTAGGCCGCATCGTAGAACACGGTAATCTGAACGCTCTCCTTCAAAGGATCGGAGTGGACCGTTGGAATTGTCGGAGAAAATAATTCCAGGGTCCAATGGAAGGCGTTGTCGCCCAAGGCCTCGCTTTCCAAATAGCCCCGGACCGAATCGACGCCTCCCGCAAAATATTCCTCGGCCGGGATCAGGGGCTCGCTCGCCCACTGCCCGTCGGCCTTTAGAGACAGAGCGGATCCCTTCGGAAGGTCCTGCAGCCGCTCCAGGCCTCCCTGGAGGATTAGAAAGGTCCCCGTCGATCCGTGGCGGTTTCCGGGATGGTTGATGGGATCCGAGGGATCCCCGCCGAAATCCTCCTTGTCCCCGCCCGGCACCATCCCTGCCACATAACCTTTGGCGGTGGCGGAAATTTTCGTCGTCCCCACTCGGTCCTGATAAAGTAGCGTATCGTTGATCGATAGGGGCATGTAATTGACCCTATCGCTCACGACCTCTGTCCCCAGCCCGCCGGGAAAGGTGGCCGTGCTTTTATCCAAATGTTTATAATCAAGACCAAGCAGGATCTGTTGAGACAATTTCGTGCCGGTATCGAGCGGGATGACATACCGGGCCCCCCCGATATCGGCGTTCCCGGGGATGTTCACGTTCCCCGAGGAGGTCGATATTGCGCCGACGGATAACTGCGAATTGCTCTGGGAGAGTGCCCCATAAAAAACGGCTGTTCGACCCGACGTTTTCAGGGGAACGACGTAGCTCAATCCATAGACCTGGACCTGTCCCCAATCCTCGGGCGTTTGAGTCGTCTGGAAGGTGAGGAGCTGATCCCGGTTGAAGAGATTGGTGTACTGGATTGACCCGTTCAGGCGTTGCTTTGGCGTGTCCGGAGTGCCCTGGTTATTCCATTCCAGGCTCGCATGAAGCGGAAGACGATCCTTAATGGATAGTTCGAGATCCACCGTTCCGGGCTTTTGACCCAGCGCGAGGACCGGGTCGATCTCCAGGTCCGGATTGCTGTTGGCCTGGTTCAGTTCCTTAAGGAAGCTTGGTTCGTAAATCAAGAAATCCTCTTTCAGGGAAGGCAGTCTCGCCAGGATGTCCCGTTTTGAAAAATAGCGGTTTCCCGTAACCCGAACCTCCCCCAGCCGGCTTTCGACGACCGTGAGGCGCACGACCCCGTTTTCGATTGTCTGCTGCGGGACGATCACCAGAACCGTGGGGTAGCCGGCCTCGCGGTAGGCCTTCTCCAGCGCGGAACGGGCCTGATCGACGTCCTTCATATGCTGTTGCGGACCCTGATATTTCGAAACGATCTCTTTGACCCTGTCCGGAGTCAGAACCGTATTTCCCTCCACCTGATAATCGCTTATGGCAAAGGTGATTTCCGCCGGATTCTGGACCGCGGGTGCGGGTGTCGTCGCTTCTTTCGGCGCCTCTCCCGGGGACCCTTCCGCCGGTTCGGCGGTTTTTTGAGGCGCCTCCGCCGCTCCCTCCGTCTGAGCCTCCGCGTACAACGCCGGAATCGAACCGGAGAAGAAAAAACAAAGAAACAGAATAATCGGCAGGAGACCGTTCAATCCCCGGGCTCTCCGGCGGAAGCATCCTGCCCGGGAGGTTCCGTTAAACCGTCGGAAGGCTCTGCCTTTGGGTTTGGAGGATTATCATTTTCTTGCAGTTCCTTGAGAATCTGCATCGCCTCGGAATCCGCCTCGACCACGGGCGTCAACCAGGTGATCAGGATATGGCGAGTCTCGGGATCCGGTTCGCTTAATATCCGATTCAAGACTTCCTGCCGCTGGTATCGTTCTTTTTGTTCATCCGGATCAAGATCGCCCCGTGGATCTTTCAGGTCCGAAAGATACAGCGCGTGGCGAGTAACGATCCGGTCGATCTCCGGAGAGGAAGAAATCGGCAAGTCTTGACTCGGAGCGGTCTGGCTCGTCTTCTTGGCCGCGGGGGGGGGAATATGAGAAACTCCGGAGCCGGATGGAACCGGGTCTCCCGGGCCGCAACTCAGGAGGCCGGCAACCAATGTCGGAAAAGCGGTGATTTTAAATGCGGCGAGGACTGTTGGGCCGGTGAAACGAACCGCACGGTCGCCCGGCCGCTTCACCCAAAACGATAACATTCCCGACCTCCGCTTGTTAATTTGGAAATGATCAATCGTTGGATCTTGTTCTTCTCAGGTTATCTGAACCTCAAGAATCGATTAAATTCCTGTAAACTCGCTTGAAGGATCGCACGAGCCGGAGCGGCCCCAATCGAATCAAGCGTCCGCGGATCCGGCCGATCCAGGGTCGGCGGAGCGCGAAGGAAGCGGTGATCCGTTTTAGGCGGTCATCGACATCGCCATGTCCGGGATCCATGAGTTGGATCCTTCGGTAGACATCCGCGGCTTCCCGAAATTTTCCCCGGATTTCCAGAGCCAGCGCCGTTTCATAACGAACCCGGACCGTCTCCCGATCCGGAGCGGAATGGTCCGACAAGGCGGTCCGGAAAGAACGCAGCCCCTCTTCGATCCGGCCCGCGTCCCGGTGGCAGAGGCCGGCCTGGAAATGAGCCTTCAGCCAATACCCCGGAGCCTGAGCCGCTTTTTCGAAGAATCGGATCGCTTCATCGTATTGCCCGTCCTGTCGCAATTCCATCCCTTTCCGGTAAGCCGAATCCGGGACCTCTCCCGATCCCCCGGCCGGACGATGCCGTTCCTCCCGGTGGGACCCGTTGCCGTTGGCGCCATGGACTCCTATTTTCGTTTCCCTTTCCCGAAGGTATGGAGTCAGATCGACGTTCTCGTCAAAGGGAACGATCCCCCCCGCGACCCGGTCCGAAGCCGCCTCCGCGACCACCCTGGCCGAAATGTTCCGGGCCGATTCGGCGAATCCGTAAACGAGAGATCGTTCGCAGACCTGATTGATCAACCGGGGAATGCCGCCCGTAAGACGATAAATCAGGGGAAAGACCGCATCCTCGAAAAGAGGGAACTCCCCCCCGGCCGTTTTGAGGCGGTGCCGGATATACTGGGTCGTTTCCTCCGCATTCATCGGTTCCAGGTGATACTCCGCGTCAATCCGCTGGGCGAACTGGACCATGTCGGGCCGACGTAAGAGATCCCTCAGACCGGGCTGGCCGGAGAGCACGATTTGAAGAACCGGATCTTTTCCGGAGTTCAGGTTCGACAGGAGCCTCAGTTCCTCCAGCATCGCCGGAGTAAGATTCTGCGCCTCGTCCACCGCCAACACCACCCGGCGCTTTTCGGCCTGCTCCCGCTCCAGGAAATCCGAGAAGTGGCGGTAGGCGACCACCGGATCCTGGCTCTTGGAACGCAGTTTGAAAACCGGCGGTATCCATGGCATCAAACTCTGGACCTGCGCGTGGGTATTGGAGATCATTCCGACCGTGAGTTCCCGCCCGGCTTCCACGATCATTTTTCGCAACAGAAGGCTTTTGCCCGTTCCGATCTCACCGGTGATGACCACGAATCCGGATCGATTGAACAGACCGTATGCGAGTACGTTCAATGCCGCAGCGTGTATGGAGCTCTTGTAAAAAAAATCCGGATCCGGAAGCAGAGAAAACGGTTTTTCACGGAAACCGTAATACGATTCATACATCGACTTTCCCCTAACTGGATGGCTTGGTTTGCGGCGCCGTTCCTTTTCCCCGTTCTTTGTTCAGTACCACCCCGACGAGAGGAACCGCCCGGAGGACCTGGAGGGCCTTCTCGATCTCTTCCCGTTTGGTCCGTCCCGCTTCCACCACCAGCAGCAGGGCGTCCAGATGGGGGGAAAAAGCCAGGACATCGGCCGAATAAAATAGCGGGGGGAGATCGAAGAGCACCATCCGGGCCGGATAACGGTGCTTCATCTCCTCGGTCATGGCGACCATCTTCGGCGACGTGAGCCGTTCCGCGGAACGTCCCAAGGGTCGTCCCCCCGGAAGCAGGACCAGACGTCCCAGGCCCGGGTGGACCAGAAGGGAACCGAGGGATCGATCCTCCGTCAGGTATTCGGCCAGCCCCGGGTTCGTCCCGATTCCAAGGACACGATGGACCCCCGGGTTCGGCAAATCCGCGTCGACCAGGAGAACCGTCTGACCCTCCTCCATCGCCAGGCTGATCGCCAGGTTTACGGCGGTGACGGTCTTCCCTTCCTTTTCGCCGGGGCTCGTCACCCCGAGCAGGTTCCACCCGTTTTCCCGCATGCGGTGAAGGACCTGCGTCCGGAGGATTTTATATGCGTGGCCAAACTCATTTTCCTCAAAGGCCGCAATGATCCGATGTTCCCGCATGTGGGAAAGCGGCGCTTCCACCGAACGGGTCTGTTTATAAATGATGCTTCCGGGCGGACCTCCGCGCGAATCCGGGCGGCGGGAAAGGGTCGGGATCTCCTGGGGTTCCCGATTCCCTTTCGCCCGATCGAGTGCGATCCGGAGCCTATCCATGGTTCGTCCCTTTCATTGGCCTTCACCCCAAGCCGATTTTTCTCAGAATCATGAACCAAATGACATCGAGCGGAAGCCACAGGAAGTGGACCGCCATCAAAGAGACGATGAGGAGACCGACGCCGCCCCCGATGAGTCTCCTTTTCATCCGGACGGACCGCTTCCGGTCTTCCTCGTTGGGCATGTAGGGGATCACCGCCAGGGGAGGCGCCTGGCTGAGCAGGCCGAGGGCCCGTGCGGTATGGACGGAATGGTCCAAATTTTCCGCCGCCGCCCCGGAGCCGATGCCGCCGGCGGCGGCCAGAACGAGGCTGAGAAAAACGAGGATGCCCCGTTTCGGCTTTTCCGGTTTTTCGGGAAGGGCCGGGGGATCGATCAGGGAAAAGCGCTCCCCTTTGCGCTGGGCTTCCAAAACCTCGGAAACCTGGGCCTCCACCAGTTTGGACCGGATTTCCCTATATTTCTCAGCGGAATTATCCCGGTCGCGAGTCAAGTCCAGGTATTCCTGCTCGATCATCGGGGTTTTTTCCAGCCGAAGGGCGAGTTCGTCGGCGCGGGCTTTCATTTCGGCCCGCGTGGCCTTCATCGCCTTTAAATCGTTGCGGGCCGACGCGAGCTGCGATTGGGTCATAATATACGCCGGATTTTCCGGCTTGACCGGCGCGGGTTCTCCCGCACCCGGCCGGGCCCGGGCGATCGCGTGTTCAAGGGATGCGATGACCTTCCGGGTCCGGATGACATCGGGATGGTCTTCCCCATACCGCTCCAAAAGGCCGTCCAGGTTCGCCCGGGCGGCGGTGAGCTGTTTCGAAAGTTCATCCGTGTCGTCCGCCTCCCCGACATCCTTCTCAAGCGCGTCGATCTCCCGCTTCATCTTGATCACATCGGGATGCTGCGCCGACAAGTAGGACGCGCTGCTCGCGTACTGGGCCCGGAGGGCCTTGAGCCGCTCCTCCTGGTCCAGGATCCGCTCCCCGGAGGTGGTGATGATCGGCGTGTTGGGCTTCAGCGTCGCCAATTGGCCTTCGAGAGAGATTTTTTTTTCCTCCAGGGCGCGGACCTGTTGGTCCACGCCGATCAGCTCCTGGTCGACCTGGTTTAACAACTGCATGTTCAACTGGGTCAGTTCGGGCAGGGCCCCCTTGGCGTGCTCCTTGAACGCCGAAATCTTTTTTTCCAGATCCCGGATATGGCCGGAAAGTCGTTGGGCCTGGCTTTTGAGGAACACCGTGGTCTCCTGGGCGTTACGTTCGCGGGTTCTAAGATTCTCCGACAGGAAAAGACTGGTCAGCTCGTTGGCGACTTTCTGGGCCCGTTCCGGAGTTTCCCCGTCGTACGCCAGGGTGAAGGCGATGGTGGCGTGCGTCGGCTGGCCGGTGCGGTGATCCACGACCTCCGCGCTGATTACCTCGAGCTTGATGTCGTTCACGAAGCGCACCAGGACTTCTTCCGTGGTTTCGCGGCGCCGCTCGCCGGCGTAAAGCCCGTATTGCTCGACGATTTTCCAAAGGTTTGAGCGGGTCATGACCTGGTGCTTGATCGTTTCGATTCGCTGATCGGCATAGCTGGTGACGGTGGACCGCACCAGATCCGGAGGCACTTCCTGCTCCTCGATCAAAATGGTGGCCGTCGAACGATAGGACGGCGGCAGGAGGAAGGACACCAGGATTCCGGCGATAAAGAGCCCGGCCGCGGGCAATAAAATCTGAACCTTCCTCCTCCGAATGAGATCCAGATATTCCCTGAAGTCTTTTTTCCCGTCATCCATCGAAGCCGGCCCC
This genomic interval from Nitrospiria bacterium contains the following:
- a CDS encoding AAA family ATPase, with the translated sequence MYESYYGFREKPFSLLPDPDFFYKSSIHAAALNVLAYGLFNRSGFVVITGEIGTGKSLLLRKMIVEAGRELTVGMISNTHAQVQSLMPWIPPVFKLRSKSQDPVVAYRHFSDFLEREQAEKRRVVLAVDEAQNLTPAMLEELRLLSNLNSGKDPVLQIVLSGQPGLRDLLRRPDMVQFAQRIDAEYHLEPMNAEETTQYIRHRLKTAGGEFPLFEDAVFPLIYRLTGGIPRLINQVCERSLVYGFAESARNISARVVAEAASDRVAGGIVPFDENVDLTPYLRERETKIGVHGANGNGSHREERHRPAGGSGEVPDSAYRKGMELRQDGQYDEAIRFFEKAAQAPGYWLKAHFQAGLCHRDAGRIEEGLRSFRTALSDHSAPDRETVRVRYETALALEIRGKFREAADVYRRIQLMDPGHGDVDDRLKRITASFALRRPWIGRIRGRLIRLGPLRLVRSFKRVYRNLIDS
- a CDS encoding POTRA domain-containing protein, encoding MNGLLPIILFLCFFFSGSIPALYAEAQTEGAAEAPQKTAEPAEGSPGEAPKEATTPAPAVQNPAEITFAISDYQVEGNTVLTPDRVKEIVSKYQGPQQHMKDVDQARSALEKAYREAGYPTVLVIVPQQTIENGVVRLTVVESRLGEVRVTGNRYFSKRDILARLPSLKEDFLIYEPSFLKELNQANSNPDLEIDPVLALGQKPGTVDLELSIKDRLPLHASLEWNNQGTPDTPKQRLNGSIQYTNLFNRDQLLTFQTTQTPEDWGQVQVYGLSYVVPLKTSGRTAVFYGALSQSNSQLSVGAISTSSGNVNIPGNADIGGARYVIPLDTGTKLSQQILLGLDYKHLDKSTATFPGGLGTEVVSDRVNYMPLSINDTLLYQDRVGTTKISATAKGYVAGMVPGGDKEDFGGDPSDPINHPGNRHGSTGTFLILQGGLERLQDLPKGSALSLKADGQWASEPLIPAEEYFAGGVDSVRGYLESEALGDNAFHWTLELFSPTIPTVHSDPLKESVQITVFYDAAYLRTRQALPGQIDHQRLDGAGWGVRLKLTDYFQGRVDFAWAMKDAAITQAGDFFVHFSMKAMF
- a CDS encoding CpsD/CapB family tyrosine-protein kinase, giving the protein MDRLRIALDRAKGNREPQEIPTLSRRPDSRGGPPGSIIYKQTRSVEAPLSHMREHRIIAAFEENEFGHAYKILRTQVLHRMRENGWNLLGVTSPGEKEGKTVTAVNLAISLAMEEGQTVLLVDADLPNPGVHRVLGIGTNPGLAEYLTEDRSLGSLLVHPGLGRLVLLPGGRPLGRSAERLTSPKMVAMTEEMKHRYPARMVLFDLPPLFYSADVLAFSPHLDALLLVVEAGRTKREEIEKALQVLRAVPLVGVVLNKERGKGTAPQTKPSS
- a CDS encoding Wzz/FepE/Etk N-terminal domain-containing protein — encoded protein: MDDGKKDFREYLDLIRRRKVQILLPAAGLFIAGILVSFLLPPSYRSTATILIEEQEVPPDLVRSTVTSYADQRIETIKHQVMTRSNLWKIVEQYGLYAGERRRETTEEVLVRFVNDIKLEVISAEVVDHRTGQPTHATIAFTLAYDGETPERAQKVANELTSLFLSENLRTRERNAQETTVFLKSQAQRLSGHIRDLEKKISAFKEHAKGALPELTQLNMQLLNQVDQELIGVDQQVRALEEKKISLEGQLATLKPNTPIITTSGERILDQEERLKALRAQYASSASYLSAQHPDVIKMKREIDALEKDVGEADDTDELSKQLTAARANLDGLLERYGEDHPDVIRTRKVIASLEHAIARARPGAGEPAPVKPENPAYIMTQSQLASARNDLKAMKATRAEMKARADELALRLEKTPMIEQEYLDLTRDRDNSAEKYREIRSKLVEAQVSEVLEAQRKGERFSLIDPPALPEKPEKPKRGILVFLSLVLAAAGGIGSGAAAENLDHSVHTARALGLLSQAPPLAVIPYMPNEEDRKRSVRMKRRLIGGGVGLLIVSLMAVHFLWLPLDVIWFMILRKIGLG